One Saccharomycodes ludwigii strain NBRC 1722 chromosome VI, whole genome shotgun sequence DNA segment encodes these proteins:
- the UBR1 gene encoding E3 ubiquitin-protein ligase UBR1 (similar to Saccharomyces cerevisiae YGR184C | UBR1 | E3 ubiquitin ligase (N-recognin)), with the protein MVGSDSEQKGDKQNYNFHISKGLNEIFQSIHDYSQFNTPKGPIEREQMGQDLKKVVFNLLYFTLFKNGELLSEFSPHLDHSNIPPDLQSILPDNDNFRNYDLSIEKLKNNKNKSTFYNHIGRNCGRKFKPGEPIYRCQECGYDDTCVLCVHCFNPDDHVDHHVYTNICTRVSSGICDCGDSEAWNNPLHCKAELACNQKKNACMYNLDYNSLIPHFKYVLTESLDYFIDVFNQNIEPIPIFTKEIMLKLRNYVQKGNLVERAQFLKDLAYKNDYLLKKQQATDNESDMIKEPKNYAVIVYNDEFHNYRQATSALRQGEPDDKRIELITSHIDGEGRAILKCSTDLSSVIGGYFSVQTNGLSATLTSWSEYIHQETCKYIIKWIQECLSIPNVEFQNAYREALGFVFTEELPNGCIKSSSNVAEVVDKYFANNCGIEVLDPECRYADLSILDRGTRLPLGHHLKMNENNLTSISPEISSLSKVKPNYFNSRLQLMLFLDNRYWKVLRSSVQDIIIPTLSSSLKYKAVFCRQFSQIFTHMLNAVCFLDREPQLTALRESVLQLFSCTTSAEDMLADGSFLDVLWSVNRIFMKFSVLDNGSLLWKIVSIANPSKGFSVSFKQGLYAIETLLNKVTDPNSILRPQEFIAITSLCQLFNGAWKIKHKEGEHVLREDQSFIPYLEYTSSIYSIIQSVNRILENGKVDEAKLLNAIHLLYTYFTHKNLPYKLVGDSFEIIKFKVSKQRVAFMNPVHTFFSFLVERSQIAKVLPVIESRDKDFLVVSDFCLRSVVLCSQIDIGFWVRNGISVLHQSCYYKKNPEMSSYSRDIHVNQLSFLVEKNELEKIIYNMLDRWEILDWFLGEQSIKETVYEDKINQLLQQFITFIYQLLSERQQFMKFNSTEEKELLHIKNSIIYNLYTQPLPYSKLLESIPDYLTESTSKFDICLEEVSLYVEPKGLEDNGVFKLKRAMFNKIDPLRLLNMDNDFEHSANIIKQQVSKDKKNIEKTIIEPRLEAYDKLEKGSETLGNFTRTNLFAKIIYKLLAVCVTDKNSAFLYELLHLVHGIMIDDEYIHGTQSFPQAYLDKPICNYLLMITQETSFSSNIINKADYLLERMLRKKREQVIDSLTTCFGADYVRDYMQGKKTQSASQEETEKERKKRSAKERQQKLLQKFARQHSKFMKENESLFSNDEKLHGGITKGANHKISIDEESNLVNDREDVTCSLCQDSVSFNDVFVIPIYQSNTPVIRQQTHRGNENVSEWCGFVNHENAPTFYNYNNSGTKPKKNNGNVMVSCNHQIHFKCLKKYLKKKKYSPKLFICPLCQTISNSFLPLSLPIFDGRKSDVWFNMIVNEVSSNVRNITYVPTMKATQRIYDLLDMIMNKVKFYDSKYFNAEIRDSSIVYILSAHFANTISMLEVASRASSAPYQDLLKGRDQIFKTLKYMLRCISFLKEAYIDISNVHIPYSHHKYSSFPNKPFQYIVRELLFSGNSLKFILNSVLKRIIGHALDYTDKVNINEMVTEMKKSNIYYEPTAEFVEHFANFKDVTDTKLQAVAYTFTLKQICCVLRKCLIFCKVLNMAVGNENNGEVINGFDLSNSVEYNGSLEGYVNYLVKILTKEETMFDLVKSEDFCTHKLREDVDQSGKPRTSISNTVICERGKCKICDYELSPITKGEYAGTVKLVDLASHLNKYITDIKSLKFRNVSNPTHNASQNSANGADIFSVINGMLGNVVHNHLNGTPIVMVDNGDGSIEIESSHASNETRLDFEICLSCGEKIYYTADNYSIFKHLSKCFGAFGLYLVPSDNEICLSLNTPQCFVKISAPYLNSHGESGKEAMKRGDIAVLSLKRYEHLNNLWMCNGIPGYISRIMGDEFRILIATQAVRFNRNILFFRGLYEGEENDEEDDFGFGDDDDDNDNDESGGTERIGGSQTTGDGTESDRLASEELDTFDPGVTLEDLATFSDEDPYYRYISGDDYADYDDDDDDDDDADDDDEDDDDEDDDEDDGDDDDEHDDDDDEDVDHDDDESGNSDDNEDGNYQGSYINSENQRNVENQDVTIRRNGSDNALDVRNASAVGPWLESTSGSDLNNELIPSDEDLISLTRWFLSQGTSAPDIQGMVFDSLLRQDSENHDSNTDDLTGQIEWPRDNIS; encoded by the coding sequence ATGGTTGGTAGTGACTCAGAACAAAAAGGtgataaacaaaattacaACTTTCATATTTCCAAAGGCTTGAATGAGATATTTCAATCTATCCATGATTACTCCCAATTTAACACACCCAAGGGACCAATCGAAAGGGAGCAAATGGGCCAAGATCTCAAGAAAGTTGTTTTTAACCTATTatattttactttatttaaaaatggtgAATTATTATCAGAGTTTTCACCCCACCTTGATCATTCAAATATTCCGCCTGATCTACAAAGCATCTTAcctgataatgataattttaGAAATTATGACCTTTCcatagaaaaattaaaaaataacaaaaataaatccaCTTTTTATAACCATATTGGGCGAAACTGTGgtagaaaatttaaacCTGGTGAACCTATTTATCGTTGTCAAGAGTGTGGATATGATGATACTTGTGTGCTATGTGTCCATTGTTTTAACCCGGATGATCATGTGGATCATCATGtttatacaaatatttgtacAAGAGTTTCTAGTGGTATTTGTGACTGTGGTGACTCTGAAGCTTGGAACAATCCCCTACATTGTAAGGCCGAACTAGCATGTaaccaaaagaaaaacgcTTGTATGTATAATTTGGATTACAACTCATTGATACCACACTTCAAATATGTTTTAACTGAATCTTTAGATTACTTCATTGATGTTTTTAATCAGAACATCGAACCCATACCTATTTTTACTAAAGAAATCATGCtaaaattaagaaattATGTACAAAAGGGCAATTTAGTTGAAAGAGCTcaatttttgaaagattTGGCTTATAAGAATgattatttgttaaaaaaacaacaagcAACTGACAACGAATCCGATATGATTAAGGAACCTAAAAATTATGCAGTCATAGTTTATAATGACGAATTTCATAATTATCGACAAGCCACTAGTGCTTTGAGACAAGGTGAACCTGATGATAAACGGATTGAATTAATAACCTCTCATATTGATGGTGAAGGCCGTGCAATATTGAAATGTTCTACAGATTTATCGTCAGTCATTGGTGGATACTTTTCAGTTCAAACTAATGGGCTAAGTGCTACACTAACAAGCTGGTCCGAATATATTCACCAAGAAACCTGTAAATACATCATTAAATGGATTCAAGAATGTTTGTCTATTCCTAATGTGGAGTTTCAAAACGCCTACAGAGAAGCTTTAGGCTTTGTGTTTACAGAGGAATTACCCAATGGTTGTATTAAAAGTAGCAGTAATGTCGCTGAGGTTGtggataaatattttgctAATAATTGTGGGATTGAAGTTCTTGATCCCGAGTGTAGATATGCTGATTTATCGATTTTGGACCGTGGTACTAGATTGCCACTAGGCCATCATTTGAAAATGAacgaaaataatttaacttCAATCTCACCAGAAATAAGTTCGTTATCAAAAGTGAAGCCAAATTACTTCAACTCGAGATTACAATTAATGCTATTTTTGGATAATAGATATTGGAAAGTTCTAAGAAGTTCTGTACAAGATATTATCATTCCGACCTTGTCATCTAGTTTGAAATATAAGGCCGTGTTTTGTAGACAATTTTCGCAAATTTTTACTCATATGCTAAACGCTGTTTGTTTCTTAGACAGAGAACCACAATTGACTGCATTGAGAGAAAGTGTTTTGCAATTGTTTTCATGCACAACAAGTGCAGAAGATATGTTAGCGGATGGCTCTTTTTTGGATGTTTTATGGTCTGTCAACAGAATTTTCATGAAATTTTCTGTTCTGGATAATGGTTCCTTATTGTGGAAAATAGTTAGTATAGCTAATCCCAGCAAAGGTTTTTCGGTTTCGTTTAAACAGGGGTTGTATGCTATCGAGACATTGTTGAATAAAGTTACTGATCCAAACTCTATATTACGACCCCAAGAATTCATAGCCATAACATCTTTGTGTCAACTATTCAATGGGGCCTGGAAAATTAAGCATAAGGAAGGAGAACATGTGTTACGAGAAGATCAATCGTTTATACCATATTTGGAGTATACCTCTTCAATATACAGCATAATTCAAAGTGTGAACAGAATTTTAGAAAACGGCAAAGTTGATGAAGCAAAGTTATTAAATGCAATACATCTActatatacatattttaCGCACAAAAATCTACCATACAAATTGGTCGGTGATTCCTTTGagattattaaatttaaagttaGTAAACAGAGAGTTGCATTCATGAATCCGGTTCatacctttttttcatttttagtTGAAAGATCCCAAATAGCTAAAGTTTTACCAGTTATTGAATCGAGAgataaagattttttagttgtttctgatttttgtttaagAAGTGTAGTTTTATGTTCTCAAATTGATATTGGATTTTGGGTGAGAAATGGCATTTCGGTTTTGCATCAATCCtgttattacaaaaaaaaccctGAAATGAGTTCCTATAGTAGAGATATACACGTTAATCAACTATCCTTTTTggtagaaaaaaatgagttggaaaaaattatctatAATATGTTAGATAGATGGGAGATTCTAGACTGGTTTTTAGGTGAGCAAAGTATCAAAGAAACAGTATATGAAGATAAAATCAACCAGTTATTACAGCaatttattacttttatttatcagCTATTGAGTGAAAGACAACAATTTATGAAATTCAACTCCACAGAGGAAAAGGAGCTATTACacattaaaaattcaattatttataacTTGTACACCCAACCTTTACCGTATTCCAAATTGTTAGAAAGTATCCCAGATTATTTAACAGAGAGTACTTCCAAATTTGATATATGTTTAGAAGAAGTTTCGCTTTATGTAGAACCAAAAGGATTAGAAGATAATggtgtttttaaattgaaaaggGCAATgttcaataaaattgacCCTTTGAGACTATTAAATATGGACAACGATTTTGAGCATAGCGCCAATATCATTAAGCAGCAGGTTTcgaaagataaaaaaaacattgaaaAGACAATCATTGAGCCTCGATTAGAAGCCTACGATAAGTTGGAAAAGGGTTCTGAAACTTTAGGGAATTTTACTAGAACAAATTTATTTGccaaaattatttacaaaCTTTTAGCTGTATGTGTTACTGATAAGAATTCTGCATTTTTATATGAACTGTTACATTTAGTTCATGGAATCATGATTGATGACGAGTATATACATGGTACCCAATCGTTCCCACAAGCTTATTTGGACAAACCAATTTGCAATTATTTGCTAATGATTACCCAAGAAACTTCATTTTCTTCcaatataattaataaagcCGATTATTTATTGGAGAGGATGCTTCGGAAAAAGCGTGAGCAAGTTATTGACTCTTTAACTACATGCTTTGGTGCGGATTATGTTCGTGATTATATGCAAGGAAAGAAAACACAAAGCGCAAGCCAGGAGGAAACAGAAAAAGAGCGCAAAAAGAGGTCTGCGAAAGAACGTCAACAGAAGTTGCTTCAAAAGTTTGCTAGACAACATAGTAAATTTATGAAAGAAAACGAAAGTTTGTTTTCCAATGACGAAAAATTACATGGTGGTATCACAAAAGGTGCCAACCATAAAATTAGCATTGATGAAGAGTCGAATTTGGTCAATGATAGGGAAGATGTCACCTGCTCTTTATGTCAGGATTCTGTTTCTTTTAATGATGTTTTTGTTATCCCAATTTATCAATCTAATACACCTGTGATACGACAACAAACACATAGGGGTAATGAAAATGTTTCTGAATGGTGTGGATTTGTTAATCATGAAAATGCTCCgactttttataattacAATAATTCTGGAACTAAACCTAAGAAAAACAATGGGAATGTTATGGTTTCGTGCAACCATCAAATACATTTcaaatgtttaaaaaaatatttaaaaaagaaaaagtattCCCCAAAGTTGTTTATATGTCCACTATGCCAAACGATTTCCAATAGTTTTTTGCCCTTATCGTTACCTATTTTTGATGGTAGGAAAAGCGATGTATGGTTTAATATGATCGTTAATGAAGTATCGTCTAATGTCAGAAATATTACTTATGTCCCAACTATGAAGGCTACGCAAAGGATTTATGATTTATTGGACATGATTATGAACAAAGTTAAATTTTATGATtctaaatatttcaatGCTGAGATTCGTGATTCCTCTATTGTATATATTCTTTCAGCCCATTTTGCCAATACCATTTCCATGCTGGAGGTGGCTTCAAGGGCATCTAGTGCACCATATCAAGATTTATTGAAGGGTAGAGaccaaattttcaaaacgCTAAAGTACATGCTAAGGtgtatttcatttttgaaaGAGGCCTATATTGATATAAGCAATGTTCATATTCCATATTCGCATCACAAATATAGTTCTTTCCCAAATAAACCATTTCAGTATATTGTGAGAGAATTGTTATTTAGTGGTAACTCTTTgaagtttattttaaactctgttttaaaaagaatcaTTGGGCATGCCTTGGATTACACAGATAAGGTTAATATCAATGAAATGGTAActgaaatgaaaaaatcaaatatttattacgAACCGACTGCAGAGTTTGTAGAGCATTTTGCCAATTTTAAAGATGTAACTGATACAAAACTTCAAGCTGTTGCTTACACGTTTACTTTAAAGCAAATATGTTGTGTTTTGAGGAAGTGTTTGATATTTTgcaaagttttaaatatggCTGTTGGCAATGAGAATAATGGCGAGGTGATTAATGGTTTTGATTTAAGTAACTCGGTTGAATATAATGGATCTTTGGAAGGATACGTTAATTATTTAGTTAAAATATTGACCAAAGAAGAAACTATGTTTGATTTAGTTAAAAGTGAAGATTTTTGTACACATAAATTAAGAGAAGACGTTGACCAAAGTGGTAAGCCAAGAACGTCCATTTCCAATACTGTTATTTGCGAAAGGGGGAAGTGTAAGATTTGTGATTATGAACTTTCCCCCATAACTAAAGGTGAATATGCTGGTACAGTTAAATTAGTTGACTTGGCTTCTCATTTGAACAAATACATTACTGAtattaaatctttaaaattCAGAAATGTTTCAAATCCTACCCATAATGCCAGTCAAAACAGTGCGAATGGTGCagatattttttctgttaTTAATGGAATGTTGGGAAACGTTGTCCACAATCATCTCAACGGTACCCCCATAGTTATGGTTGATAATGGTGATGGCAGCATTGAGATTGAGAGTTCACATGCTAGTAATGAAACAAGGTTGGATTTCGAGATATGTTTAAGTTGTggtgaaaaaatatattataccGCGGataattattcaattttcaAACATTTGTCCAAATGCTTTGGGGCATTTGGTTTATATTTAGTCCCAAGTGACAATGAAATATGTCTATCTTTGAACACACCTCAGTGCTTTGTGAAGATATCAGCTCCATATTTGAACTCGCATGGTGAAAGTGGTAAAGAGGCTATGAAACGTGGTGATATTGCTGTTTTGTCCCTGAAGAGATATGAACATTTAAATAACTTATGGATGTGTAATGGTATTCCGGGCTACATTAGCCGTATCATGGGCGATGAGTTTAGGATTTTAATTGCTACGCAAGCTGTTCGTTTCAATAGAAATATACTCTTTTTTAGAGGCTTATATGAAGGTgaagaaaatgatgaagaagatgatttTGGATTTGGAGACGATGATGACGACAACGATAATGATGAATCTGGCGGAACTGAAAGAATCGGGGGTTCACAAACTACCGGAGATGGTACTGAGAGTGATAGACTCGCTTCTGAGGAATTGGACACTTTTGATCCTGGTGTTACGTTAGAAGACTTGGCTACATTTTCCGATGAAGATCCGTATTATCGATATATATCTGGGGACGATTATGCTGActatgatgatgatgacgatgatgacgatgacgctgatgatgatgatgaagatgatgacgaCGAGGATGacgatgaagatgatggcgacgatgatgatgaacatgatgatgatgatgatgaagacgTTGATCATGATGACGATGAAAGTGGTAATagtgatgataatgaagatGGTAATTATCAAGGAAGTTATATTAATAGCGAAAATCAACGCAATGTTGAAAACCAAGATGTTACTATTAGGAGAAATGGAAGTGATAATGCGCTAGATGTTAGAAACGCTAGTGCCGTTGGTCCTTGGCTGGAGTCCACTTCTGGTTCTGACTTAAATAATGAACTTATTCCTTCTGACGAGGATTTAATTTCCTTGACTCGATGGTTCTTATCGCAAGGAACATCAGCGCCTGATATACAAGGTATGGTGTTTGATAGTTTGTTAAGACAAGACTCCGAAAATCATGATTCTAATACTGATGATTTGACTGGTCAAATTGAATGGCCAAGGGACAATATTAGTTAG
- the QCR9 gene encoding ubiquinol--cytochrome-c reductase subunit 9 (similar to Saccharomyces cerevisiae YGR183C | QCR9 | ubiQuinol-cytochrome C oxidoReductase | uncharacterized intron close to the beginning of the gene), whose translation SFYSTIYNVFFKRNSVFVGTVFLGAFAFETSFDTAITDWYENHNKGKLWKDVKLTLGESGKDDDE comes from the coding sequence TCCTTTTACTCTACTATTTATAACGTTTTCTTCAAGAGAAACTCTGTTTTCGTTGGTACAGTTTTTTTAGGTGCTTTTGCTTTTGAAACTTCTTTTGATACTGCTATCACTGATTGGTATGAAAATCATAACAAAGGGAAATTATGGAAGGATGTTAAATTAACTTTGGGTGAATCTGgtaaagatgatgatgaataG
- the TIM13 gene encoding protein translocase subunit TIM13 (similar to Saccharomyces cerevisiae YGR181W | TIM13 | Translocase of the Inner Mitochondrial membrane) has translation MALSSIFSGNNNNAEQQQPTNTTTTKTPLVSELKQQISQELAIANATELVNKVTENCFETCMKTPYAEGNDSCVDSCLAKYMRSWNSISRAYIQRIQQSPDKNA, from the coding sequence ATGGCTTTATCTTCTATTTTCAGcggtaataacaataatgcagaacaacaacaaccaacCAATACCACTACTACCAAAACTCCACTAGTATCCGAATTAAAGCAACAAATTTCTCAGGAGTTAGCCATTGCTAATGCTACTGAATTAGTTAATAAAGTTACTGAAAATTGTTTCGAAACATGCATGAAAACCCCATATGCTGAAGGTAATGATTCATGCGTTGATTCTTGTTTGGCTAAGTACATGAGAAGTTGGAATTCTATTTCAAGAGCTTATATCCAAAGAATTCAACAAAGTCCAGATAAAAATgcctaa
- the APS3 gene encoding Aps3p (similar to Saccharomyces cerevisiae YJL024C | APS3 | clathrin Associated Protein complex Small subunit) — protein sequence MIHAVLIFNKSEQPRLMKFYTPVDVNKQQILFQQVYDLINNRISEEQSSFLVTPPSILLKDNGASAEPDGTDIQIIYKNFATLYFVFIVDDQESELAILDLIQTFVECLDMCFANVCELDLVFGWQTLQSVLEEMVQGGMVIETDKYEIVKAIDLLNMANGNGNMGGPAGSNANTDGSYLTGSLANAFSMFTTGGFSTWGAGS from the exons ATGATTCATGCTGTTTTAATAT TTAACAAGTCCGAACAACCAAGGTTGATGAAATTTTACACCCCTGTTGATGTAAATAAACAACAGATATTATTCCAACAAGTTTatgatttaataaataatagaatAAGCGAAGAACAGAGCTCGTTTCTAGTAACGCCACCATCAATACTGTTGAAAGACAATGGTGCTAGTGCTGAACCAGATGGCACGGATATTCAAATCATATATAAGAATTTTGCCACtttgtattttgtttttattgtagATGATCAAGAAAGCGAATTAGCCATATTGGATTTAATTCAAACATTCGTTGAATGCCTAGACATGTGTTTTGCTAATGTTTGTGAATTAGATTTAGTTTTCGGCTGGCAAACTTTGCAGAGTGTTTTGGAAGAAATGGTCCAAGGTGGTATGGTTATAGAAACGGATAAGTATGAAATAGTTAAAGCTATAGATTTGTTGAACATGGCCAATGGCAATGGTAACATGGGAGGTCCAGCTGGTAGTAACGCTAATACAGATGGTTCCTATTTGACAGGGAGTTTGGCGAATGCCTTTTCAATGTTTACCACTGGTGGGTTTTCTACGTGGGGCGCTGGTTCTTAA
- the CBP4 gene encoding Cbp4p (similar to Saccharomyces cerevisiae YGR174C | CBP4 | Cytochrome B mRNA Processing), with protein sequence MSEGSLFAKWARVWIAGGSIVLGGVLLFNYTTPTRGQLIASLSPELKAQYEREKKLREAEQVELMKIVQETMKSNDPIWKTGKIQSPWEHNQMSETSHDTKNNIREMDKRDHFEKVKADLIQREELDRISKELEQIRQNSDVRTREILDQKEKNEEKSWWRKLW encoded by the coding sequence ATGAGTGAAGGTTCTCTATTTGCTAAATGGGCTAGAGTTTGGATAGCTGGTGGTTCCATTGTTTTGGGTGGTGTTTTGTTATTCAATTATACTACACCTACAAGAGGACAATTGATTGCTAGTTTATCACCTGAATTAAAAGCACAATatgaaagagaaaaaaaattaagagaAGCTGAACAGGTGGAATTAATGAAGATTGTACAAGAAACCATGAAAAGTAATGATCCTATTTGGAAAACGGGTAAAATTCAATCACCATGGGAACATAACCAAATGTCAGAAACTTCTCATGataccaaaaataatataaggGAAATGGATAAGAGAGATCACtttgaaaaagttaaagCTGATTTAATACAAAGAGAAGAATTGGATCGTATATCCAAGGAGTTAGAACAAATTAGACAAAATAGTGATGTGAGGACAAGGGAGATTTTGgatcaaaaagaaaagaacgAGGAAAAGAGTTGGTGGAGAAAACTTTGGTAG
- the ERG1 gene encoding squalene monooxygenase (similar to Saccharomyces cerevisiae YGR175C | ERG1 | ERGosterol biosynthesis) has product MTSAKLQQDLLNADESIQYDAIVIGCGVIGPCVATALARKGKKVLIVERDWNMPDRIVGELMQPGGLRALRSLGMIQSINNIDAYPITGYTVFYNGEKVVIPYSYKQDVGPVEKIDGLVFDGNDKVLNDKYVTIKDYEDDERERGVAFVHGRFLQNLRNIVSKEKNITRLQGNATEILKSTKDNEVIGCKIDIETRGKVDFKAHMTFVCDGIFSRFRKELSADHVPKVQSSFIGMSLYDAVTPTKYNGHVILGPQHLPILVYQLSPNETRILCAYNDAKTPQDIKSWMKEDVQPFIPKSLRPSFDKALEEKKFRSMPNSYLPAKQNDITGLCFIGDSLNMRHPLTGGGMTVGLNDVVLLIKKIGDLDFADRETVLDELLDFHYDKKKYDCVINVLSIALFSLFAAESKNLKILQRGCFKYFQRGGDCVKLPIEFLSGLRPSPLMLTKVFFAVALYSVYINFEKRGALGFPLALLEGISILYTAAVVFAPYLFGELIG; this is encoded by the coding sequence ATGACTTCCGCTAAATTACAGcaagatttattaaatgcTGACGAATCCATCCAATATGAtgctattgttattggttGTGGTGTTATCGGCCCATGTGTAGCCACAGCTCTAGCAAGAAAGGGCAAGAAAGTTTTAATCGTCGAAAGAGATTGGAATATGCCAGACAGAATTGTTGGTGAATTGATGCAACCAGGTGGGTTAAGAGCTTTAAGAAGTTTAGGTATGATTCAATCAATCAATAACATCGATGCTTATCCAATCACAGGTTATACTGTTTTTTATAATGGTGAGAAAGTTGTTATCCCATATTCTTATAAACAGGATGTTGGGCCAGTAGAGAAAATCGACGGGTTAGTTTTTGATGGGAACGATAAAGTATTAAACGACAAGTATGTTACAATCAAGGATTATGAAGACGATGAAAGGGAAAGAGGAGTTGCCTTTGTCCATGGTAGgtttttacaaaatttaaGAAACATTGTttctaaagaaaaaaacattacTAGATTACAAGGTAATGCCActgaaattttaaagagCACCAAGGATAATGAGGTTATTGGTTGTAAAATAGATATTGAGACACGTGGTAAAGTAGATTTCAAAGCACACATGACTTTTGTTTGTGATGGTATTTTCTCTAGATTTAGAAAAGAGTTATCTGCAGACCATGTGCCAAAAGTGCAATCTTCTTTTATCGGCATGTCTTTATACGATGCTGTTACTCCAACCAAATATAATGGACATGTTATATTAGGTCCTCAACATTTACCTATTTTGGTTTACCAATTATCTCCAAATGAAACCAGAATCTTATGTGCTTATAATGACGCTAAAACTCCACAAGATATCAAGAGTTGGATGAAAGAGGATGTTCAACCTTTTATCCCCAAGTCATTGAGACCATCTTTTGACAAAGCTTTGGAGGAAAAGAAATTCAGAAGCATGCCAAATTCCTATTTACCAGCCAAGCAAAACGATATTACAGGGCTATGTTTCATTGGTGATTCTTTAAATATGAGACATCCATTGACAGGTGGTGGTATGACTGTTGGGCTGAACGATGTTGTGTTATTGATCAAGAAAATTGGTGATTTAGATTTTGCTGATCGTGAAACTGTCTTAGATGAGTTACTGGATTTCCACTATGACAAGAAGAAATACGATTGTGTTATCAATGTATTGTCGATTGCCCTATTTAGTTTGTTTGCTGCCGAATctaaaaacttaaaaattttacaaagAGGTTGCTTCAAGTATTTCCAAAGAGGTGGTGATTGTGTAAAATTACCAATTGAATTTCTATCTGGGTTACGTCCAAGCCCATTAATGTTAACTAAAGTGTTCTTTGCCGTTGCTTTGTACTCTGTTTATATTAACTTTGAAAAGAGAGGTGCATTGGGATTCCCCTTGGCATTGTTAGAGggtatttctattttatacACCGCTGCAGTAGTTTTTGCTCCATATTTGTTTGGGGAGTTGATTGGTTAG